Proteins from a genomic interval of Bradysia coprophila strain Holo2 chromosome X, BU_Bcop_v1, whole genome shotgun sequence:
- the LOC119085635 gene encoding uncharacterized protein LOC119085635 isoform X1, translating to MASHQIRRTQICIFTFTAFYFMSAACKSLGSKRMKATEIDHKINACDYEWTAIHGYEDKVKVQAITCPRDGIITEISVTYGDHEEGQRLHSISFKCNSSFGVTDVGPFGDVTGERKTLKCENSNDHIKYIQGAAGQYISDLEVRCVNKNDSTDQIQYRNEPSYNHSDDTVRLDDQQTHIFNRKKTTAIKTFKDACYATKGRRPVEIRIWADKFVNAIQVKYVNVPVSEDCTISHIEYLDSEKHMTPDALNVIGFTSGFTCSTLQQEIALDIADTRSTNIEVEFEDNEIKAIWRMGPMMSLKLGYLGPPLYTGALEYNGLFSVNEEGNGTRNSNSSEPLDQYSIGTTISYHGPGAAILVGYEIRYDVDDKSVPISLHYTCEGGGSLPYTISSMSLHKYKLESAFFLDFHYTFNNVEDCLKSSYAQECVADIKIKDFIANPNELEKEFFRCFDESSVKIPFGMSSQT from the coding sequence CATGCGATTATGAATGGACTGCTATACATGGATACGAAGATAAGGTTAAAGTACAAGCCATTACTTGTCCTAGGGATGGAATTATTACTGAAATCTCTGTAACGTACGGAGATCATGAGGAGGGTCAGCGTCTTCATTCAATATCTTTTAAGTGCAACTCTTCTTTTGGTGTGACTGATGTTGGACCTTTTGGAGACGTCACTGGAGaacgaaaaacattgaaatgcGAAAATTCAAACGATCATATAAAGTACATACAGGGTGCAGCCGGCCAGTATATCAGTGATTTAGAAGTTCGTTGTGTGAATAAAAACGATTCCACTGACCAAATTCAATATCGTAATGAACCTAGCTACAATCACAGCGACGATACTGTGCGTTTAGACGACCAACAGACacatatttttaatcgaaaaaaaactacTGCTATAAAGACGTTTAAAGACGCATGTTATGCTACAAAGGGACGAAGACCCGTCGAAATAAGAATTTGGGCGGACAAATTTGTTAATGCTATTCAAGTAAAATATGTAAATGTGCCGGTTTCTGAGGACTGTACGATATCGCATATCGAATATTTGGACAGTGAAAAACATATGACACCAGATGCTTTAAATGTTATAGGATTTACTTCCGGATTTACGTGCTCTACGTTACAGCAAGAAATTGCTTTGGATATAGCTGACACTCGATCTACTAATATCGAAGTTGAATTTGAAGACAATGAAATTAAAGCCATATGGAGAATGGGTCCAATGATGAGTCTGAAGCTGGGATATCTTGGTCCTCCACTATACACAGGAGCATTAGAATATAATGGACTATTTTCAGTGAATGAAGAAGGTAATGGTACTAGAAATAGCAATTCGAGTGAGCCTCTTGACCAATACTCTATTGGAACAACGATCAGCTATCACGGTCCTGGAGCTGCGATATTAGTTGGATATGAAATACGTTACGATGTTGACGACAAAAGCGTTCCAATTTCACTTCATTATACGTGTGAAGGAGGAGGTTCGTTACCTTATACCATAAGTTCTATGTCTTTGCATAAATATAAGCTGGAAAGTGCGTTCTTCCTCGATTTTCACTACACCTTCAATAATGTAGAagattgtttgaaatcatCATATGCACAGGAATGTGTAGCcgatattaaaattaaagatttcATCGCCAATCCTAATGAACTTGAGAAGGAATTCTTCAGATGCTTTGATGAAAGTTCCGTTAAGATTCCATTTGGTATGTCTAGCCAAACTTAA